From the Cucurbita pepo subsp. pepo cultivar mu-cu-16 chromosome LG05, ASM280686v2, whole genome shotgun sequence genome, one window contains:
- the LOC111796184 gene encoding protein BOLA4, chloroplastic/mitochondrial encodes MIKAPQVAFRRVLPLIVHRNEQFFVVSQQFTTNCVRTAAVSAAITTTTATGVGSKSSNVLKFSYVNGRFSNWGSSRNMCVRATQVNDSGSIDSPLMQSMENKIKEQLEAQSVSVKDAYGDGRHVSIDVVSSAFEGQTAVNRQRMVYKAIWEELQSTVHAVDQMTTRTPAEAEAQNS; translated from the exons ATGATTAAGGCTCCGCAAGTCGCGTTCCGTCGGGTTCTTCCACTAATTGTTCACCGAAATGAACagttttttgttgtttccCAACAATTCACGACCAACTGTGTCCGCACCGCCGCCGTTTCCGCTGCAATCACTACAACAACCGCCACTGGCGTCGGTAGTAAGAGTAgtaatgttttgaaatttagctATGTTAATGGAAGATTCTCAAATTGGGGTTCAAGTCGGAACATGTGTGTTAGAGCCACTCAAGTGAATGACTCTGGATCTATCGATTCCCCGCTTATGCAGTCAATGGAGAACAAG ATTAAGGAACAATTAGAAGCACAATCTGTCTCGGTAAAAGATGCTTATGGAGATGGGCGACATGTTAG CATTGATGTTGTTTCTTCTGCCTTCGAGGGACAAACAGCTGTTAATAGGCAGAGGATGGTGTACAAAGCTATTTGGGAGGAGCTACAGAGCACAGTTCATGCAGTGGATCAGATGACAACCAGAACACCCGCTGAAGCAGAAGCTCAGAACTCATAA
- the LOC111795652 gene encoding DNA-binding protein SMUBP-2-like encodes MNAPTSIPLFRQNHTAVTVSFQQFVQTVNDANHPSGAQKRVRVVKSKKNVKKPNILEVSSPSTANRSAGARISISTSGSVGSETKARPKRSPLGEQEGKKKSDRAVNLHGIYQNGDPLGRRELGKSVVQWIGQAMQAMASDFASADVNGDFSELRQQMGPGLTFVIQAQPYLNAVPMPLGLEAVCLKASTHYPTLFDHFQRELRDALQDLQSKSLILDWRETQSWKLLKELANSAQHKAIARKISQPKAVQGALGMDLEKAKALQSRIDEFVNRMSELLRIERDSELEFTQEELNAVPTPDEGSDNSKPIEFLVSHGQAQQELCDTICNLNAVSTFTGLGGMHLVLFRVEGNHRLPPTTLSPGDMVCVRVCDSRGAGATSCMQGFVNNLGDDGCSITVALESRHGDPTFSKLFGKSVRIDRIPGLADTLTYERNCEALMLLQKNGLRKKNPSSAVVATLFGDEEDVKWMEDNNLIDLAHTNLNDIVLNGDFDDSQKGAISFALNKKRPILIIQGPPGTGKTGLLKELIALAVQQGERVLVTAPTNAAVDNMVEKLSNIGINIVRVGNPARISSSVASKSLAEIVNTKLASFRTDIERKKADLRKDLRHCLKDDSLAAGIRQLLKQLGKTLKKKEKETVKEVLSNAQVVLATNTGAADPLIRTLEKFDLVVIDEAGQAIEPACWIPILQGHRCILAGDQCQLAPVILSRKALEGGLGVSLLERASTLHQGALTKMLTIQYRMNDAIASWASKEMYGGMLKSSPTVSSHLLVNSPFVKPTWITQCPLLLLDTRMPYGSLSVGCEEHLDRAGTGSLYNEGEADIVVQHVCSLIYSGVSPRAIAVQSPYVAQVQLLRNRLDEIPEATGIEVATIDSFQGREADAVIISMVRSNNLGAVGFLGDSRRMNVAITRARKHIALVCDSSTICQNTFLARLLRHIRYFGRVKHAEPGNFGGSGLGMNPMLPSIN; translated from the exons ATGAATGCGCCAACGTCGATTCCGTTGTTTCGCCAGAATCACACGGCCGTAACTGTTTCTTTCCAGCAGTTTGTTCAGACTGTTAATGACGCTAATCATCCCAGTGGAGCGCAGAAGAGGGTTCGTGTTGTCAAAAGTAAGAAGAATGTGAAGAAACCCAATATTCTCGAGGTTTCTTCTCCGTCTACTGCTAATCGATCTGCTGGTGCTAGAATCAGCATCAGTACCAGTGGTTCAGTCGGTTCGGAGACGAAGGCGCGACCGAAGCGGTCGCCTCTGGGTGAACaggaagggaagaagaagagtgatCGGGCGGTTAACTTGCATGGTATCTATCAGAACGGGGATCCTCTAGGGCGGAGGGAGCTGGGGAAGAGTGTAGTTCAGTGGATTGGGCAGGCCATGCAAGCAATGGCCTCTGATTTCGCTTCTGCGGACGTCAACGGAGATTTCTCCGAGCTCCGGCAGCAGATGGGACCGGGGCTTACTTTTGTGATTCAAGCCCAACCGTATCTGAATGCGGTGCCTATGCCCCTTGGACTTGAAGCCGTCTGTTTGAAAGCTTCTACTCACTATCCCACTCTCTTTGACCATTTCCAGAGGGAGCTCAGGGATGCCCTCCAAGATCTCCAAAGCAAGTCGCTGATTCTAGATTGGCGCGAAACTCAATCATGGAAGCTCCTCAAGGAGCTTGCTAATTCAG CTCAGCATAAAGCTATAGCACGTAAGATAAGCCAGCCGAAGGCTGTCCAAGGTGCTTTAGGGATGGACCTGGAGAAGGCCAAGGCTTTACAGAGCAGGATTGATGAGTTTGTAAACCGCATGTCTGAGTTACTTCGCATTGAGAGAGATTCCGAATTGGAGTTTACACAAGAGGAGTTGAATGCGGTCCCTACACCAGATGAGGGTTCGGATAATTCTAAACCCATTGAGTTCTTAGTCAGTCATGGCCAAGCACAGCAAGAACTCTGTGACACGATATGCAATTTGAATGCAGTTAGCACGTTTACAG GATTAGGGGGGATGCATTTAGTATTATTCAGAGTTGAAGGAAACCATAGATTACCACCTACAACCCTTTCGCCGGGAGATATGGTTTGTGTGAGGGTTTGCGATAGCAGGGGTGCTGGTGCAACTTCTTGCATGCAAGGGTTTGTGAACAATCTGGGGGATGATGGGTGCAGCATCACTGTTGCTCTAGAATCTCGTCATGGTGACCCTACCTTTTCAAAGCTCTTTGGAAAGTCCGTGCGTATTGATCGTATTCCAGGGTTAGCTGACACTCTCACTTATGAG CGCAATTGTGAAGCCTTAATGTTGCTTCAGAAAAATGGTTTGCGAAAGAAAAATCCTTCTTCTGCTGTAGTGGCTACATTATTTGGCGATGAAGAAGACGTCAAGTGGATGGAAGATAATAACTTAATAGATCTAGCTCATACCAACCTGAATGACATAGTCCTCAATGGAGATTTTGATGATTCACAAAAAGGAGCAATTTCGTTTGCTTTGAATAAAAAGCGGCCGATATTGATAATCCAAGGGCCACCTGGCACTGGAAAGACAGGTCTGCTAAAGGAGCTTATTGCACTTGCTGTTCAACAAGGTGAAAGGGTGCTTGTAACAGCACCTACTAATGCAGCTGTTGACAACATGGTTGAAAAACTCTCAAACATTGGGATAAACATCGTTAGGGTAGGAAATCCGGCACGGATATCTTCAAGTGTTGCATCCAAGTCCTTGGCTGAAATTGTCAACACTAAACTTGCAAGTTTTAGAACAGatattgaaaggaagaaggcAGACCTAAGGAAAGACTTGAGACACTGTTTAAAGGACGATTCATTGGCTGCTGGCATACGCCAGCTTCTGAAGCAGCTTGGGaagacattaaaaaagaaagagaaggaaactgTGAAGGAAGTACTTTCAAATGCCCAAGTTGTTCTTGCTACCAACACTGGAGCGGCTGATCCTTTAATTCGGACGCTGGAGAAATTTGATCTAGTTGTTATAGATGAGGCAGGTCAGGCAATTGAGCCAGCTTGCTGGATTCCAATATTACAGGGACACCGTTGTATTCTTGCAGGCGATCAATGCCAACTTGCTCCTGTGATTTTGTCTAGAAAAGCCCTGGAAGGTGGTCTTGGAGTATCATTGCTGGAGCGGGCTTCAACCTTGCATCAGGGGGCTTTAACCAAAATGTTAACAATACAATACCGGATGAATGACGCAATAGCTAGTTGGGCTTCAAAGGAAATGTATGGTGGAATGTTGAAGTCCTCACCAACAGtctcttctcatcttcttgtaAACTCTCCGTTTGTCAAG CCAACATGGATAACCCAGTGTCCCTTGCTGTTGCTTGACACTAGAATGCCATATGGCAGTTTGTCAGTTGGTTGTGAAGAGCACTTAGATCGAGCTGGTACAGGCTCATTATACAATGAAGGCGAGGCAGATATTGTCGTGCAACATGTCTGCTCATTGATTTATTCTG GTGTCAGTCCAAGAGCAATTGCAGTCCAGTCTCCTTATGTTGCTCAGGTACAGCTATTGAGGAACAGGCTTGATGAAATTCCTGAAGCTACTGGCATTGAGGTAGCGACTATTGATAGCTTCCAAGGCCGAGAGGCAGATGCAGTAATCATATCAATG GTAAGGTCAAACAATCTTGGAGCTGTTGGATTTTTAGGAGACAGTCGACGGATGAACGTGGCCATAACTAGGGCAAGAAAACACATAGCACTGGTATGTGATAGCTCGACGATTTGTCAAAATACGTTCTTGGCAAGGCTATTACGTCATATTCGTTATTTTGGAAGAGTCAAGCATGCAGAACCAGGTAATTTTGGAGGATCTGGTCTTGGAATGAATCCAATGTTGCCATCCATTAATTAG
- the LOC111796222 gene encoding probable NADH dehydrogenase [ubiquinone] 1 alpha subcomplex subunit 12, which translates to MASVVRGIVKSIKDKGIGSFWRELKEEGYLKCLPDGNLLQTKIHNIGATLVGVDKFGNKYYQKLDEETQYGRHRWVEYAEKGRYNASQVPPEWHGWLHYITDQTGDELLMLKPSRYGIEHKENFSGEGEELIYHSKGHALNPGQRDWTRYQSWQPTKS; encoded by the exons ATGGCGTCGGTGGTGCGGGGGATTGTGAAGTCGATCAAAGATAAAGGGATCGGCAGTTTCTGGAGAGAGCTCAAGGAAGAAGGCTACTT GAAATGCTTACCCGATGGAAACCTATT GCAAACCAAAATTCACAACATTGGTGCGACACTTGTGGGTGTTGATAAGTTTGGCAATAAATATTACCAGAAGCTCGATGAAGAGACTCaatatg GAAGACACAGGTGGGTTGAATATGCAGAGAAGGGTCGATATAATGCTTCTCAGGTGCCACCCGAATGGCATGGCTGGCTCCACTACATTACTGATCAGACAGGAGACGAG CTTCTGATGCTGAAACCCAGCAGGTATGGAATAGAACATAAGGAAAATTTCTCTGGCGAAGGTGAAGAACTTATCTACCATTCCAAAGGACATGCTCTTAATCCTGGACAGAGAGATTGGACTCGATACCAGTCATGGCAACCAACCAAGTCCTAA